CTTCTTCTTCTTCTTTTACTCACTGAGGGTTTTTTCTCCGAATGTCTTAAACCAAATTGAAGAACCGGGAATAATCAATTTGGTTATAGGTCAACCGGTTATGTGGTCGGTCATTAGTAAATTTCTTACAGTGGAGCAAGGCTTTTGCTTCTTTCCTGATGCTAATTTGGTGATCGTCTCCAACACCATCTCACAAGATCCCGAGTTCTTCAAGCCTTTGAAACAGAGAAACTTTAAGGTCGTTGATCACTGCAAATTTTGACTGGCTTTGGCAAAGCATCATGTTTGGTGATAAGCCTTTCTTTCATCTACCCAAGCGAAACCCGTGCTGTTGGGCATACCGAAGATGGAGATGGAGATGGACAACAGACTGAAGATGAAGGCTCTTGGGCAACGTTTCTTTCCGAAGAAGCCGTCTAATAAAGTTGTACCCTATTTACAAAATAACTTATAAAGATACAATTGTCCAATAATACTAGATTTGGAGTGACAAAACAAAAACACAAGCTTGATAGGCGGTTAAACAGTTATGTGATCGTTTTTTGTAACAAAATTAAAAAATTATTCAGAATTAACCGGTTGTGTAGTGATAGATTTGATATTACAAATCAGCAACGTGAAATTGAACCATCTCCTGCCGTCAAGGAATGAATCTGAAAACTGTAGAAAAGCATTACAACAAAGCCTTTAGAATAAGCCTTTCAAAAATACAATGGGAGGAAGAACAAGATTTTTTTTTTCTGGGGAAAAAGAAAGCCATCAAGAAGAATTGTGAGCTTCTCTCTCTCTCTCTCTCTCTCTCTAAATCTTCTCGACCCTGAAGGAATCCATAACTCTTCTTAGATCTTTCTCCTCTTCCAGGAAAACTTTCTCAGGTGTTTGGAGTCTCAGTGAGTAGAGTCTATTGTTCTCAACTCCTAGGACCGCCAGGTAACGCCTGTCCCATTCCAAACGAGCCACTCTATCCTGCGGCATCACTGCTAGCTCGTTGTTGTTCGCGTATGACTTTATGTTCACCTGTTCAAATCATCAAATCCCAATGAAGCTAATCAGCCATGTGATATCATCATATAAAGACATGTTCAGTGATAAAGAAAAACCATATTCTTATGATTGATCAGGACATGTTTGCAACAGTCGTTTTCTTATGCAACTCTAAACTACCATATTCACCTAAAGCTTCACACACTTTGTAATACATGTAGCAATACACTATGACCTGATCAAATATAACAATCGTTTTCTTACGCAAATCAATACCAAATGGTGATGACTACGTTCTGTCCAAATTCAATAGCAATAGGCACAAGAAACATCCTCCTTAACTATCAAAACCATCCTATGATGTTGTTGCACATATCTCAACAAAGACAAGACAGGATTAGTATGCAATTTGGTAAACTGACTACTTTGGGGCTTTACCTCGACTTGGTAGTAGAGTTTACCATCATCTGCAACTCTGGAGGAAGTTGTCAAGATGTTGGACTCACGCTTGACACCGAGTCTGGTGGACATAAACTCAGTCAAGTACTGTCTAAGTACTTTCTTTCCTGCTTCTTCAGGTGGTCCCAAGTCCTCAAGTGACTTGTATTTGGAGGAAGAAGGCGAAGAAAATTCAACCGAGAGGTTCTCGTCGAGGACGATAGGGTCTCTAAAGAAGATGTCAGCGCCAGCTCCTCGGACTTGGATCCAGTTCTGAGGGTATTTGAAGGAGTATCCATCAAATGTATCAATGTACTCCCTGAAGACTGAAGTCAAAGCAAATGCTGATGTTGGAAGATTGGCTTCTGAAAGCATTAAACCAGACATGAGCAATCCACCCATCATCATGCTCCTCCTCCTCCCAACTGCACAAGCC
This sequence is a window from Brassica oleracea var. oleracea cultivar TO1000 chromosome C1, BOL, whole genome shotgun sequence. Protein-coding genes within it:
- the LOC106309148 gene encoding psbP domain-containing protein 1, chloroplastic-like: MVTLISPRSLFPPLSSKPTSKSSSFSKPVSSQSPKFAKPESPAPHKLVNRCQTVGRRRSMMMGGLLMSGLMLSEANLPTSAFALTSVFREYIDTFDGYSFKYPQNWIQVRGAGADIFFRDPIVLDENLSVEFSSPSSSKYKSLEDLGPPEEAGKKVLRQYLTEFMSTRLGVKRESNILTTSSRVADDGKLYYQVEVNIKSYANNNELAVMPQDRVARLEWDRRYLAVLGVENNRLYSLRLQTPEKVFLEEEKDLRRVMDSFRVEKI